A genomic region of Silurus meridionalis isolate SWU-2019-XX chromosome 7, ASM1480568v1, whole genome shotgun sequence contains the following coding sequences:
- the gngt2b gene encoding guanine nucleotide-binding protein G(I)/G(S)/G(O) subunit gamma-T2b → MARDMSDKDIMKMELEQLQIEVSTPRIAMSKTTPELVSFIEAASAEDPLIKGVPEDKNPFKEKGGCVIT, encoded by the exons ATGGCACGGGACATGTCTGATAAGGACATCATGAAAATGGAGCTGGAGCAGCTGCAGATAGAAGTTAGCACTCCCCGGATTGCA ATGTCTAAAACGACCCCAGAGCTTGTCTCTTTCATTGAGGCGGCATCTGCAGAAGACCCCTTAATTAAGGGAGTTCCTGAAGACAAGAATCCCTTTAAGGAAAAAGGAGGTTGTGTTATTACATAG